A window of Prionailurus bengalensis isolate Pbe53 chromosome E1, Fcat_Pben_1.1_paternal_pri, whole genome shotgun sequence genomic DNA:
gttgaggggcgcctgggcggctcaatcagttaagcgtccaacttcggctcaggtcatcatcccgcagttcatgagttctaaccctgtccagctctgtgctgacagctcagagcctgcagtctgcttcatattgtgtccctgcccctcccccactcatgctctgtctctcaaaaaaaaaaacaaattaaaataagaaaacttgtggggcacctgggtggctcagtcaggtaagtgtcaacttttgatttcagctccggtcatgatctcatggttcgtgtggttttgagccctgcattgggctctgcattgagagagcagagcctgcttgggattctctcacccccctctctgccccttccctgtgctctcactctctcaaaataagttaaaataaacattaaaaaaaaaaaaaaaaggaaagctgccTGAGACTTTCTATGCAGGAACTGAATGCAATTGGTCAGattccaaataaaaattatgaagtttagttaaatgagtgaatatattgctaaaaatactgtttttagttTGAAAGAACTACAGAGAAAAACTGTTGGAGCTATCTAACCTTTCTGAGGTCAGTTAGTAAGAGGGGAAGGTGACCATAAACTAAGTGGGGTAAAGAAGAAAGTGTATACTCACCATTCTTATCCTTTGTGGAGAGTGtgattatttgtaattattcCACTCAGTTTAGTGGGTGTTTGGGGATTTTAAGAATTGGAGAGAGATAAGACAATGGTGAGCCACACATGCTTACTTCAACTGTTTTCCCTTCAGCAGGTACTAAAACTTAATTATAAATTACAGAACCATTTTGACAAATACAGAGTTCATGGAGGCAGGGTACAAAAGTTGAAGCTGTAGGGTGTGCAAGGGTCAAACTCTACAGCAGCCAGGAATGACAAGTGAGGGACTTGAACTCTATCTCAAATGCAAATGCTTACTCAACAAAAGCTTCTGAGCAAGAGAGACATCAACAGGTATCTTTACCAAAGAAACTTTTTATATGCAACAATGAAAATCATTACAAAGAGATTTTTACTTGCATTTATCTATTCGTTATAGCTCTTACAAGCATAACATAGCTAcaccaaataaaattttttattgtagaGAAATATTATCTCTGACATACTAAGACACTCTACCTATTAACTATTAAATTAACGGTACCTTTCTCCACCACAGGAGTCGATGACGTAACCAGAAATCAAGCCACTGGCCTGCAGTTCTTGCTGAAGTAAACCAAACCAGTGaagcctcagtcttctcaccGATTCTTTGGATATCAGAAATATCAGAGTTacttatttggaaattatataatCTATCTGGATCAAAGGGAGAGTGACTGGTTCTTGACTACTTAAATACAAGGCcatgttatttgttatttttctgtacCTTTTAACACCATCAGGTGTCTGCTTAGTGTCAGAAACAGGATGAAAACACACTCCAATCTGAGCAAGGCCATAAGGTAGCCTCCTGTTTACCAGATCCAGGCAATTAACATAGTGCTCCAAAGCACCTGTCAAAAGATAAATTCATCATCATATAAATCTATTCCATATACCCAAGTCATAAGGGTCAGTTTATAAACAAGTTAACAATATAATAATGCCAGCAAAGCGGTACAAGTAGCATGGAACTATTAAGGCAGATCTTAATTGATTACCACTTAGTTTTAGGTGGTTTCCCCACAACTTGATTTTCAAATCAATAAGAAAGTTGAAAGCATAGTACAATAAATATCTGTAAACTCTTCAGCTAGATACACCAACTGTCAACATTCTGCCACATGTTTTCTTGTTCACCCCGAAACATTTCAGCATGTGGCTCCTGAAATTATTCTCTATCATTACTGCACCATAAAATTAATCGTGATACCACAATTTCATCTAACACAtggtcaatattttattttctccagttgTCACCCAAAATGTCATTTATTGCTGTGGTTCCTGCTCTGCGTTTTTACCAGGtctctttaatctattttaatcTAGAACATGTCCCCttgctcctccctccttctctaagtTTGCTTTTAATGACATTGACTTGACTGGAGTCCAGGACAGTCATACTCAAGATCTGGCTAATTGTTTCATTAATTGGGGTAAATCATTTTTAACAGAACTAAATACTACATAGTTGATATGTAGGTCTCCTTGCATTTTAACAGGAGGAACATAATTTCAAATCATCCCATATTAATGAAACCAAATTTGATTACCTGATCAGGTAGTAATATCCATTCCCCAACAACAGCCTGCTCAACAAACTTCCACCCAACATTTTAGAATCCATTCATGATCCTGCTTGAATCATTATACTGGGGATTGCAAAATCATTAGAAGGTgacttttctgtctttccttctacACGTATTTCATAGCTTCtgtaaaaacaatgtttttccatccctttcccCTACCGACAGTCtcaactatttattttttgattaacactataaatttctggggcgcctgggtggctcagtcggttaagcctccgacttcagctcaggtcacgatctcacggtccgtgagttcgagccccgcgtcgggctctgggctgatggctcagagcctggagcctgcttccgattctgtgtctccctctctctctctgcccctcccccgttcatgctctgtctctgtctgtctcaaaaataaataaacgttaaaaaaaaaaattaaaaaaaaaaactataaatttctatttttaatgtgttataaTCTATTACTATTACTAATTAATATTCAGCTGGATTCTCCTTCAAGCCATTATCTGTGTCCTTGTGATATAATTCTACTACTCTTCAAGTAATTCTTTGCTTTCTAGCACCATAAAATGTCTCAAACTCACTTTGTACTTTCCCTGACCCAGATCTGGgattagccatttctccaagcactggttcattttaaaaatcaaagtctgGGTACTAGTTGTGTTTATTGCTATTGTCATTACTTCTAGGtcctttcaaaatgaagaaagttaagaaatgtttttcaaaattatgagGTCATACTAATATTAATACAATATTGCTGATTCAAATTTAACATTACAAAGTTTATCCTTGccttcttttatatttgtatcttttatattatatttgtatctcttttttcttaCAGCGAAAATCTTGGTTCCTAATAACCTTAACCTATCCATCTACTTGCTTTATCATCTAACATAAATGAAACAGCTTCAGAATTATATTTCCAACATTTCTATCTGGAATAAATCTAAATTCAAGAGTTCTTTGTGGTTCTTTATGCACTGAGATGACATCCCACTAAATGACAGCATTGTGTTCAAATTACTTGAGATTTCCACTTCTGATAATAGCACACTAGCCTGCTGATAAGAAAAGctggtaaagaaattaaaaaaaaaaaaatctgtttaaagaCTATCAAGGCAGTAAGGACTTGTGGGTCCAAAACATGGAGAGAAGGGTAGAGCAGAGAGGTGAACCCAACAGTTACTGTTGCTTTTTTAACGCTCAAGTAGCAGAGCTGAGAGGCTGAAATGCTGAGAACTTCCTGACAAGTTATGGGACTGGAACGTACAAAAATTGTAGTTCCGGGCTCCTGAAGGAGGAGGTGCCAAGGTAAACACTCCAGCCTTTCATGAGGGACAAAGAGCTATAGTGTAGGAGTAAAGATGAAAACACTTAAGACCAGCCTCCAATAAACTCAATCTTGAATTGCATTAAGAAGATAGGCTCCCACGATAGCTGCCTGCCGAAAGCAAAAGTAAATCctcccaggaagaagaaaacaccACCAATATCTCAATTTATCTCTCCAACTTATACACAAATTACAGAGAATATCAGGAGAAAAGTCCAATGACCAAAAGCCGGAGATACAGACACTCGAAACAGATACATCTCGGTCATTAGACACAGACTTTAAAATGTGATTGTGTTCAAGAAAGCtgatgacaagatggaggaaaagGTTTAACACGTGTAATTTGTCACAGAAGGACAGAAGAAAGAGACAATTAACAATAACAATATctggaaacaaaaacataaaagacaatAACAATATCCAGAAacataatggctgagaattttaaaaagctattcatAAGTAGAGGCTACCAAAGTTGTCCAGACgtgaaataaagaaagcaagGACCTTGGGAATAGAAAGTAGCAAACTGGGTAAGTCTGAGCTAAAAACACCAGTCAATTAAAGGATTCTGCAAATAAGTGGTTTTAAATTTGCTAAAGAAAAGGTCTGATATATCAAAAGATGTTTTGATGGATGGGCATCTAAGCGAGCtaagtttcattttctaataGGGAAGAAAACATTGATTTGTTTTGGACATAGTAACAAGTGGTGATTTAACTCCCCCAGAAAAAAGACATGGAATAATTAAAGTAGTACAACTCAGAACTGTCACAAATACTCACCAGTTTGTTTTATTAGggaaatctttaaaatatggGTACTAATTTTCAGACAACCATGGACATTGGGTTATTTTAAGTTACTTTATAGTGCCACTTAATTAAAATAGCAAGGATAGCATTTTGCAAAGATGAGAAGCTGTGGCTGCAAGTCTGTCCTGTGAAGAACcgttattttttgttattttattttattttttttcacttttttcagaaTCTCTGCTATCATGTTCTATTTGACTCCAAGGGCAAATTGTGACCTACAAATTTCTGTGTATTCACTCAAGAATTATTTATAAAGCTTTATtagtactattatttttttaactgactcAAAAATCACTTAAGGGGCACTTCAAACAACTGTAGACCAGTTTTCTGTGAGaaaaaattgggggaggggggattttCATTTTGCTCTAGAAAAATAAGCTTTTGATTAGTCTATTGTGTGTAAAATTAAAGATAACTAAGTATTTACAAACGTTTTGGTAACGTCGAACAAATGACTCACATCATTTAATTTAGGCCCGAATTCTGGAGCTGCTCAATTGAACTCTAGTGTTGTCCAGTCAAATGGACCAGTTTTCTCCATGGTAGGAAGTCAATATACCCAACTACATCAAAAAGATGAGAACCAGACAGATAATTTCCTTCCCACGTGAATACAGGGCCTGTTGCAATTCGCGAAATCTACCAAGACTGCCTTTCCACCCCATCTATTTTGAAGCATGAAATCGTGAAGCATACCGTGAAGAAGGTTCTCCCGTAGTTTCCCAGAAGTTTTTAGTAAGTTGTCAAGAAATGCTACTAGCTGTTCCTTACTCAGCTCTTTGTCTTGCAAGAGTTCGCGTAGAGTTGCTGCTGAAACTAACCTGAAGGTACTGTCCCCGGGCAGCAAAGGGCCTGGCTCATGGTGGAGGGCGTCTACCGGGAAGACCTGCTCCCTTAACACCACCACGGAGGACCACCATTCTGCCGCCAGGTTCTTCCGCAACTCTATGCCCAAGGGGCCAAAGCCGGGGTGGCACCCGCTCAGAAGAGAATGTCGGCTAAGCTGCCGCCTGCTGCCGCTGAAGAAATGCCTTCTCTGACAGATCTCTAGCAGCTCCTCGCTCCCCTCACCGGGCTCGGGGACTTCGGTCGGCTCGCTCCCCCGGGGCAGCTCCGCTTGCGACCGCAGGGGCACTCCGAAGGAGCTACTCCCTTCCGTCAAAGGCTCAGGCTGCCCCCCATCCACTCGACCTCCAAACCCAGACAATAGGCACCTGCAGACTTTCTGGCAGGCCCTGACTGCAGCACCAGAACGCATCGCCCACGGGAGTTAAACAGCAGTATCCCATTAGCTGGCTGGTCCCGGGAAACGGCCACAAACGTGAGCCCAGGAGCCAACTGCGCAGGCGCGACGGAAGTGCGCGGACGCCCGGCTGGCCACGCCCACGGAAGCGCGTCCGTGTTTCGGTTGTAGCGGCTGCAGGCCTAGGCCAGTAGCTATGGCCGGCGCAGACCCGGTACCGCTTCTCGCCTCAACCAAGTTCGGCCCCTACTTTTTAGCCATCATTAGCACCGATAAAGATCATCCTCGTCTACTTTTCACTATCGTGCTGTACCAAGTGCGCTTTGCTTTTCAAGTGTTTTGCAAATCACATCAAAATACTGTGTTCTCCAAATCGCCGTTTAAATACACCTTTTCAATTTCAGGTGTTTGCGTAAATTAACGGTTACCTCTTTTAAACTCTTAGCCCTTTGTAGATTAGAGACACAAGCTTTAGTTGAAACTCCTTGTAAATGTTACCGCTACCCCCAAAGAGCTTCTCTGCTCTCTGGGGTTGGGGTTGTGTGACAGGGAAGGGTATGGACCTTTCACACTTTGGGAGTGGTTCTCAAAAGGGAGCCCTCGGCCAGCAGTGCCTGCACCCCCTGGGAACACTTTTAGAAAAGGAGCCCTGCGACCTTTTAAACGAATCCTCCAGGTGAATGTGGAGGCACAGGGATAATCAGTGGTAGAGGCAAGTTTTCCCACTAGAGGATCCTTCCACAGGTCCATCAAAGCGTAATGCGTGATTACCGGTCTCAAAACCAAACCAGGATTACCTAGCAGGCACTTAAGACTTCACAATTTTCATTTCCACACTTAGAGCCTTTAGAATTGCCCAAATGGTGGAAAGGTGCCTCAGCCCACTGAGGAAAATTGTTGCTTCCCAAAGCCCACAACTCCAATTTCTAAGCCTCCCTTAGAGCAGTTAGGGTAACCTTGTAAGACTAATTTGGGTTAAGAGACACAAGCAACTGGATTTCACTATACTACACCAAAAGGCAGTTTGTGAAAGGAGGGTGCAATGGCTGAGGCAGTTGAATTAACCTAACaatagttaaaatttatcagGCTCAGAAAATCATTCCATACAAGCACATGTGCATTAGTTTGTAAAAAGCTTTAAGACCGTATTGCGTATTGCTTGTAATTCTATTACAAGAACTGCAAAGCTGGGCTCTATCAACGTGTTTTCCAATCAGGAAACACCAGGGAAGAGGCCTATacgcaaataaataaaagcgaGAACggggagaaaaatcacatttattagtTCAGACAACCACAGGCTGGACACAACACACATGCTAAAAAGTGGACTGTCTTAAAACTTACTTCAAAGGTAAATAGGTAAATGTTTTCCACAGCCCCacaatcatttcaataaatgtttacaaattaaaAGGCCGTTAGACATTAAAcagtaaaatatgtaataaatactcCAACCTACCCCAAAAGCTTCTTAAGTTAAAAGTCATAATGAATTTGACTAACCATGCTATTGAAAACTGTTCAGTTACTAGACAGGCTGAATCAGTTTTCAATGTATTAGTCCTAAAAATACcaatccccatcccccaccccaagcaAATTCtagttgttttacattttagagataaggCATTGACACCAATTAAAGCCTCAGTTtaataatcaaaatttaaatgaagtctCATTAAGACCTCTCCTCTCCTGACAAAAAGGAACATAAATACCAGACTGTCTGGGAAGACGTTCAGACCTATTTCTAGTCATAATTGAAATGTAGTATTAGAAAGGTTGGTGAGCCAAAATTGTATCGAAAACCACCACCCCTCCCTTGacctttctagaaataaaaaccCATGTTGACCCTAAGAAGACTTGTACAATGGTCACTGTGCTTTTGGTTATGTCGCCTCCTCTTGGTTAACTATTAACTTCAACAAGATTTTTGTTTATGAATAGACCCTCCAGTCTGAAGTCTTTAGAATTCCCTGAATTATCGGAAAGATATTCATGATTTCCCATAGAACTAGTTAAGAGCCCCAGCAAGCCTGAAGACTACAATCTACATAAACTGAAACTTAGCTCTTAGCCAAACGTCTTACAAGGTGTAAAGTTTTTAGCTTTAATCACCATTTCAGTTAATTCACAGTAGAGCCAAGAGCAAAAATATAATCTATTCTGAAACAGCAAGCTATTTGGAGCTTTTCAAATGACATTTTACAAAGGAATAAAGTCCTCCATGTTGCTCTCACATGAAGCACTTTGAGGGTGGGGCTACACAGTTGGTTATTTCCTACCTTAATCTCACTTTACCATTCTGCTACCAGGCTATTAAATGACTCACCTGATGAGGTACTTACAAAGAGCCTTGATGCAATTTTgcctaaaattataaatttaaactcATTTTACTTCTTGCAATATAAATAGACCGTTTTAAGGAGGGCCTTCTGATCTCCCCACTTCCCAAACTTATAGAAAGGAGcagtctttttagtttttatggttaaaaaaacaGACCATCTAAGCAAAGTTTTACATgacattatatatgtaaaataaagtacAATTTCCACTTAATtcagtcttcaaatattttttattggaagGCCATGCGTTGCCttcatttattgtatttcaaATCACTGTACATTTACTTGTGAAAACACTGCCTGCATTTTCTAgtacaaaaaaaacctaaaaattgtTTCAGGAATGTAGAGAAATATCCAACTTAAATAGCGAAAAAGTGCACCATAATTACTGCTGCACTGCAGTCATTTCTGCATTTCCCATGTTTCTTAAATAACTATCTTGTCTGATAACACACAATATAAAGAGCAATTATGAAAAACAGACATTTACATATACTTCTAAAGTCTTATTGAGAATATCCTGTTGGCATTGGATAACCAATCATAGGTGCAGCTGCAGTAGCAGGATATGCATATGCCTGTTGGTTCATACCATTGTGCATATTTGGAACGTTACTTCCATATTGCTGAGTGCTATCATAACCGTTCTGGTAAGTCCCTGTTGGATTACCAGTCCTAAAACTGGTCTGTATACCAGCAGACACAAAATTACTTCCAAAGCTCCCATTGGTGTAATTTGCAGCACTGTAAACACCATTCTGAGTTTTTGCCCCAAAATCTCTCTTAAGCAGACTAGAATAACCTCGGTCATAATTTTCCCTGTCTCTAAAGGTATTAAATCCACCCCTTTTGCCCGCAGAGTATCTGTCCCGACGGTCATCCTTCATGCCTCCTCTACCCCTGGAACGAcctgtcaagaaaaaaaagataattgcaTGCTGATTATTTCCATGCCACAAATCACTACTGACACAAAAAGGAATTAGGTAGCAAGTAGCTCTATTCACTCTGTAAAGTGTTTCTCAGTTTCATATTAAAGATTTTTACTCACCCGCCAATCCCATTTAAATGGATTTGTAGACCATCATGTGACCCCAAATCACCAACATTTCTTAATGAAGGTTGGTCTTACCTGAACCTCTGTCTTCGACCAACTGAAGCAACTTGGGATTAATTGCTTGATTAGCTTCACGAAGCACAGAGATAAGGTCGCTCACTTGCTTTATGTTATTAGGTGTAAAGAAAGTGTATGCTGTGCCTGTTTTGGTACTGCGAGCAGTTCTTCCAATTCGATGAATATAATCCTCTGAGGAGTTAGGGTAGTCATAATTGATGACAAATTTCACATCTTCCACATCTGTAAGGTGTTGCAGTGTGGCAAAATAGCAATGTACGGAGTTTTGCACACCACAACAGCcagaccaaaaataaaaagttagacaATTGTATTCCCAAGAAGGTACGGGCTgcaaaaaatacagttaaaatggTTATCCATTCCCTGTAGGAATACCATTGAAATTgtggagaggggggaaaaaaaaaaaaagcacacaccaTCTACCTGGATGTCTCATTACCCACCCAATGATAGACAGCCTGTCAGTAAGACGTGTATTCTCTAACATATTCCCAAACCAGCAAGTCCCCTTACAGATCGTCAAGTGACATCTGAATGCTTCTGCGCAGTAGGGCCACTTAAAGGTTCACAGCAACCTCTTCATGTGCTCATTTTGAGGacctttaaacaaaaatgtacaCGGTCCTTTGCATTACACACTCATCAGAAGTTCAAAATTCTGGCCACACTGCTTGTCTTGCCAAGACCTTACAACCGCAGCTGCAAGAAAAACATACCTGTCCCCCAAAAGTTGTTTTTATGCACTGTGTCTCGTCTAGGCAAGCGCTTCCAAGAAGCCAGGATTCACTTGAGAATGTGTCTCTCTCTGGCAGGTCTCGACATGACGACTACTGTGTAGGTGAGGGAGGAACTTTCAAAGCACTGCTTTCTTTTCCCACTGACTAAGTGTGAGAAGTTGCTCCTGCTCTAGATCTCATGTGCCAGTACTCACCAATTTGTAAAAGGCTTAGTACCTTTTAAAGCTGCTCTCTCCATTTCAAACTTGAACAAAAATTTCATTGAACATTGAAGTTTGGAAATAGTTCTTCAACATTTCAGCCAACTCACTGAAACTCAAAGACCCACAGATCACAGTAAACAGTTTGAAACAGTGCTGTACCATGGCAGTCATGCAAAGCATGGGACAGAAGAAATACCACGGCAGTGAACTGTGAGGATAACTTGCACTTTTTTCCCCCGGAGAGAACAGTTTACGGGGCAGAGGTGGTATGTTCTGCCTTTTGAAGATTACTGGCacactttcagcttttcacctcTCTAATCGACTGGAAGCAGCCAGCCGACCACTAGTCCTCCATCCCCCTCGAGTCCTCCGATTGTCATGCCTAGGCCTTGCCAAAGGCTGCACCTTTATAtgaaaaaaacttggaaaaaatgcaGAGGTTAAAGAAAGCaataaactttctttaaaaaagtatatggaGATCTTCTGGGAAACCGAGCCATGAATTCGAGTTTTTACTAACCTAGCCCTCTGGAGGCCACATCTGTAGCAATCAGAATAGGAGCTTTTCCATGTTTGaattctgtgaaagaaaaacTATCATCAATAATGTAAGAATGAcaggttttaagaaaaaaattctcattttcatttgactTACCATTTAGAACCCAGTCACGTTCCTGTTGACTCTTGTCACCATGGATACCCATGGCGGGCCAcctacattaaagaaaaactatcAGTAAGTTCACCTTTAAAACCTGATAGATTTTAGTCTGCTTAAAAAACTAATCACAATTTCCTTTAGTTTTACCTGATGTACAGTTTTATTTACACCAGATATAACTGCCATCCATGAAACTCAAATCTGTTACTTTCGATCTGTTTGCCTCTCCCTCTAAACTCAGCTCTCATACACCTGCTTCAATGGAAGAAGCCCACATACCCGTCTCTCCTCATTTTTCTAGTAAGCTCATCACATCTTCTTTTGGTTTCGACAAAAACAATGGTTTTATTCTCCTTCTCACTCATGATCTCTTCCATTAGACGAATAAGTCTTGGAAAAACAAATtgtgaattttaataaaagaagtcCACAGTTACAGACATATTCACGGTCAGTGAAATCACTAACTTCGATATACACAACTCAAGTAAAAACACCTGCTTGAACACTTATATCAAGCAATTCTATCCTTGGTCCTTAAACCATAAAGgagttccttttccttctttgctaTATGGTGATAACCAATTGCGTGAATGAAGGAAAGTATTTTAATAAGGATCGACAGACtaattttaaacaaacacacCCAACATTGCACCCAACTGAAAATCACTTTTAAGATAACCTATCAAACGGTTAACTCCTGAATTTGTACAGTGATGTTTTTAGAACAATACTTCTTCAGAAAACTTACTTTTCATCCTTTTCTACATCATGACATACATCCACAATCTGAAGAATATTGTGGTTTGCACTCAGTTCTAGTGCACCAATGTTTATGTGAATGTAGTCTTTCAGGAAATCTTCAGCAAGCTGTCTTACTTCTTTTGGCCAAGTTGCACTCCACATTAGGGTTTGCCTATCAGGCTGAAGAATTTTGGGTTAAAAAAAGCATTGTATTCTAAGAATAAATCTTTGAGATAAgtttgaaaaggaaacatttttaaaggctaACTTACTCTTATCTGATCCACAATCTTCCTTATTTGGGGTTCAAAGCCCATATCAAGCATTCTGTCTGCTTCATCAAGGACAAGGTAGGTGGTTCTTCTCAGATTGGTTTTCCCACACTCCAAAAAGTCAATCAGTCTTCCAGGTGTTGCAATACAGATTTCCACACCTTCAATGAAACACATGATGTAACTACAACACGTAGTGTAGAAGTTCTAGAACACTGACAAAATTATTGTTACGTGCCTCTCTCCAAATCACGAATTTGTGGTCCCTTTGGAGCACCACCATAGATGCAAGTGGACTTCAAGCGACATGCTCTACAGTATTCAGCAGCTACTTGCTGTACTTGTTGGGCCAGTTCCCGAGTTGGTGCCAGCACCAAGCactaaaagaaacacaaagcagaGCAGATTTTAACAGAGTCCCGGATCCTAGTTTTAAACTTACTGGCATTATGCTGGCAGGTAATTGATGTTTGCTGTAAAGACAGCTTTGTCTCCAACTAAGTTGAATAAGACAACTAACATCTCCACGTAAAAGCATGAGTTTTTTGCCACATACAAACATTTGCTACAAATCTCTCCATCATACTCCTAAGCAAAAGCTAA
This region includes:
- the POLG2 gene encoding DNA polymerase subunit gamma-2, mitochondrial isoform X1, with protein sequence MRSGAAVRACQKVCRCLLSGFGGRVDGGQPEPLTEGSSSFGVPLRSQAELPRGSEPTEVPEPGEGSEELLEICQRRHFFSGSRRQLSRHSLLSGCHPGFGPLGIELRKNLAAEWWSSVVVLREQVFPVDALHHEPGPLLPGDSTFRLVSAATLRELLQDKELSKEQLVAFLDNLLKTSGKLRENLLHGALEHYVNCLDLVNRRLPYGLAQIGVCFHPVSDTKQTPDGVKRIGEKTEASLVWFTSARTAGQWLDFWLRHRLLWWRKFAKSPSNFSSSDCQDEEGRKGNKLYYNFPWGKEPIETLWNLGDHELLNMCPGNESQLHGRDGRKNVVPYVLSVSGNLDRGMLAYLYDSFQLTESSFTRKKNLHRKVLKLHPCLAPVKVALDVGRGPTVELRQVCQGLFSELLENGISVWPGYLETVHSSLEQLYSKYDEMSILFTVLITDATLENGLIHLRSRDTTMKEMMHISKVKDFLIKYISSAKNV
- the POLG2 gene encoding DNA polymerase subunit gamma-2, mitochondrial isoform X7; the encoded protein is MRSGAAVRACQKVCRCLLSGFGGRVDGGQPEPLTEGSSSFGVPLRSQAELPRGSEPTEVPEPGEGSEELLEICQRRHFFSGSRRQLSRHSLLSGCHPGFGPLGIELRKNLAAEWWSSVVVLREQVFPVDALHHEPGPLLPGDSTFRLVSAATLRELLQDKELSKEQLVAFLDNLLKTSGKLRENLLHGALEHYVNCLDLVNRRLPYGLAQIGVCFHPVSDTKQTPDGVKRIGEKTEASLVWFTSARTAGQWLDFWLRHRLLWWRKFAKSPSNFSSSDCQDEEGRKGNKLYYNFPWGKEPIETLWNLGDHELLNMCPGNESQLHVCQGLFSELLENGISVWPGYLETVHSSLEQLYSKYDEMSILFTVLITDATLENGLIHLRSRDTTMKEMMHISKVKDFLIKYISSAKNV
- the POLG2 gene encoding DNA polymerase subunit gamma-2, mitochondrial isoform X4 encodes the protein MRSGAAVRACQKVCRCLLSGFGGRVDGGQPEPLTEGSSSFGVPLRSQAELPRGSEPTEVPEPGEGSEELLEICQRRHFFSGSRRQLSRHSLLSGCHPGFGPLGIELRKNLAAEWWSSVVVLREQVFPVDALHHEPGPLLPGDSTFRLVSAATLRELLQDKELSKEQLVAFLDNLLKTSGKLRENLLHGALEHYVNCLDLVNRRLPYGLAQIGVCFHPVSDTKQTPDGVKRIGEKTEASLVWFTSARTAGQWLDFWLRHRLLWWRKFAKSPSNFSSSDCQDEEGRKGNKLYYNFPWGKEPIETLWNLGDHELLNMCPGNESQLHVLKLHPCLAPVKVALDVGRGPTVELRQVCQGLFSELLENGISVWPGYLETVHSSLEQLYSKYDEMSILFTVLITDATLENGLIHLRSRDTTMKEMMHISKVKDFLIKYISSAKNV